Proteins encoded within one genomic window of Columba livia isolate bColLiv1 breed racing homer chromosome 1, bColLiv1.pat.W.v2, whole genome shotgun sequence:
- the PDE2A gene encoding cGMP-dependent 3',5'-cyclic phosphodiesterase isoform X1, producing MGQGCGHSILCRSQPYQAAASDLRGQQVFLKVEDAVPGNEALQDALLSLGAVIEVTSLRDTLRHALVTLLPAVERVCIYLRDGDTRLVCDDPPHELPPEGTLRDAVRRQQRVQCGGLPPAEPPAQQLGTLAAPLAPGTQVLIIPLVDKDSGTVICVILVHCGQLSDPDEQNLRALERHTLVAFRRLQALQKLQPWPQVSLSTSSSQNSLAKPEKVPDSSYTPLDCKILQLCGELYDLDAASLQLKVINYLKQETQSLSCCLLLVSEDNHQLFCQVVGDRVLEEEISFSLTFGRLGQVVEDKKSITLKDISEEEHKQLSSMLGCEVTSMLCVPVISRATSQVVALACAFNKLSGDSYTEADERKIQHCFCYTSTVLTSTLAFQKEQKLKCECQALLQVAKNLFTHLDDVSVLLQEIITEARNLSNAEICSVFLLDRLSHELVAKVFDGGVVDDESYEIRIPADQGIAGHVATTGKILNIKDAYSHPLFYRGVDDSTGFRTRNILCFPIKNESQEVIGVAELVNKINGPWFSKFDEDLATAFSIYCGISIAHSLLYKKVNEAQYRSHLANEMMMYHMKVSDDEYTKLLSEGIQPVATIDPNFAKFTYTPRSLPEDDTSMAILSMLQDMNFINTYKMDRQTLTRFCLMVKKGYRDPPYHNWMHAFSVSHFCYLLYKNLELVNYLEDIEIFALFISCMCHDLDHRGTNNSFQVASKSVLAALYSSEGSVMERHHFAQAIAILNSQGCNIFDHFSRKDYQRMLDLMRDIILATDLAHHLRIFKDLQKMAEVGYDPKNKQHHNLLLCLLMTSCDLSDQTKGWKTTRKIAELIYKEFFSQGDLEKAMGNRPLEMMDREKAYIPELQISFMEHIAMPIYKLLQDLFPKAAELYERVASNREQWTKVSHKFTIRGLPSNNSLDFLDEEYDPQVPDPQLNGCLEPEGGQPEAGAE from the exons ACGGGGACAGCAGGTTTTCCTCAAGGTGGAGGACGCGGTGCCCGGCAACGAGGCGCTCCAG GACGCCCTGCTGAGCCTGGGGGCCGTCATCGAGGTCACCTCCCTGCGGGACACCCTCCGCCATGCCCTCGTCACCCTGCTGCCCGCCGTG GAGCGTGTCTGCATCTACCTGCGGGATGGGGACACCCGGCTGGTCTGCGACGACCCCCCCCATGAGCTGCCACCCGAGGGGACACTCAG GGACGCGGTGCGCAGGCAGCAGCGGGTGCAGTGTGGGGGGCTGCCCCCCGCCGAGCCCCCCgcccagcagctggggacactggcaGCACCCCTGGCACCCGGCACGcaag tGCTCATCATCCCACTGGTGGACAAGGACAGCGGGACCGTGATCTGCGTCATCCTG gTTCACTGCGGCCAGCTGAGTGACCCGGACGAGCAGAACCTGCGCGCGCTGGAGAGACAC ACCCTGGTGGCGTTCCGGCGCCTGCAAGccctgcagaagctgcagccctggccccaGGTCAGCCTCTCTACCAGCTCCTCCCAAAACTCCTTGGCCAAGCCTGAGAAGGTGCCCGACAGCAGCTACACCCCCCTGGACTGCAAGATCCTGCAGCTCTGCG GTGAATTGTATGACCTGGACGCCGCTTCGCTCCAGCTCAAGGTCATCAATTAT ctgaAGCAGGAGACCCAGTcgctcagctgctgcctcctgctggTCTCTGAGGACAACCACCAGCTCTTCTGCCAG GTGGTGGGGGACCGTGTCCTGGAGGAGGAGATCAGCTTCTCG CTCACCTTCGGGCGCTTGGGCCAAGTGGTGGAGGACAAGAAATCCATCACCTTGAAGGACATCAGCGAG gAGGAGCACAAGCAGCTGAGTAGCATGTTGGGCTGTGAGGTCACCTCCATGCTCTGCGTCCCTGTCATCAGCCGGGCCACCTCCCAGGTGGTGGCGTTGGCCTGCGCCTTCAACAAGCTGAGCGGGGACAG CTACACGGAGGCAGACGAGCGCAAGATCCAGCACTGCTTCTGCTACACGTCCACGGTGCTCACCAGCACCTTGGCCTTCCAGAAGGAGCAGAAGCTCAAGTGCGAGTGTCAG GCCCTGCTGCAGGTGGCCAAGAACCTCTTCACACACTTGG ACGACGTCTCCGTCCTGCTCCAGGAGATTATCACGGAGGCGCGAAACCTCAGCAACGCCGAGAT ATGCTCCGTGTTCCTGCTGGACCGGCTGAGCCACGAGCTGGTGGCCAAAGTGTTTGACGGCGGTGTGGTGGACGACGAG AGCTACGAGATCCGCATCCCGGCGGACCAGGGCATCGCCGGGCACGTGGCCACCACCGGGAAGATCCTCAACATCAAGGACGCCTACTCGCACCCGCTCTTCTACCGCGGCGTGGACGACAGCACCGGCTTCCGCACCCGCAACATCCTCTGCTTCCCCATCAAGAACGAGAGCCAGG AGGTCATCGGGGTGGCCGAGCTGGTCAACAAGATCAACGGTCCCTGGTTCAGCAAGTTCGACGAGGACTTGGCCACTGCCTTCTCCATCTATTGTGGCATCAGCATCGCCCAC TCGCTGCTGTACAAGAAGGTGAACGAGGCGCAGTACCGCAGCCACCTGGCCAATGAGATGATGATGTACCACATGAAG GTGTCGGATGATGAGTACACCAAGCTGCTGAGCGAGGGCATCCAGCCCGTGGCCACCATCGACCCCAATTTCGCCAAGTTCACCTACACCCCCCGCTCGCTGCCTGAGGACGACACCTCCATG GCCATCCTCAGCATGCTGCAGGACATGAACTTCATCAACACCTACAAGATGGACCGGCAGACGCTCACCCG GTTCTGCCTGATGGTGAAGAAGGGCTACCGCGACCCCCCGTACCACAACTGGATGCATGCCTTCTCTGTCTCCCACTTCTGCTACCTGCTCTACAAGAACCTGGAGCTCGTCAACTACCTGGA AGACATCGAGATCTTCGCCCTCTTCATCTCCTGCATGTGCCACGACCTGGACCACAGGGGCACCAATAACTCCTTCCAGGTGGCCTCG AAATCAGTCCTGGCCGCATTGTACAGCTCAGAAGGTTCCGTCATGGAG AGACATCACTTCGCCCAGGCCATTGCCATCCTCAACAGCCAAGGTTGCAACATCTTCGACCACTTCTCCCGCAAG GACTATCAGCGCATGTTGGACCTGATGAGGGACATCATCTTGGCCACCGACCTGGCCCACCATCTCCGCATCTTCAAGGACCTCCAAAAGATGGCAGAAG TTGGGTATGACCCCAAGAACAAGCAGCACCACAacctcctgctctgcctgctcaTGACCTCCTGCGACCTCTCAGACCAAACCAAGGGCTGGAAGACCACCAGGAAGATCGCG GAGCTGATCTACAAGGAGTTCTTCTCCCAAGGCGACCTG GAGAAAGCCATGGGCAACCGGCCGCTGGAGATGATGGACCGGGAGAAAGCCTACATCCCTGAGCTGCAGATCAGCTTCATGGAGCACATCGCCATGCCCATCTACAA GTTGCTGCAGGACCTGTTTCCCAAGGCAGCGGAACTCTACGAGCGGGTGGCCAGTAACCGGGAGCAGTGGACCAAGGTGTCCCACAAGTTCACCATCCGGGGCTTGCCCAGTAACAACTCTCTGGACTTTCTGGATGAAGAATATGACCCCCAAGTTCCTGACCCCCAACTCAACGGTTGCCTGGAGCCCGAGGGGGGGCAGCCCGAGGCGGGGGCTGAGTGA
- the PDE2A gene encoding cGMP-dependent 3',5'-cyclic phosphodiesterase isoform X2, with product MGTLQDTDALLSLGAVIEVTSLRDTLRHALVTLLPAVERVCIYLRDGDTRLVCDDPPHELPPEGTLRDAVRRQQRVQCGGLPPAEPPAQQLGTLAAPLAPGTQVLIIPLVDKDSGTVICVILVHCGQLSDPDEQNLRALERHTLVAFRRLQALQKLQPWPQVSLSTSSSQNSLAKPEKVPDSSYTPLDCKILQLCGELYDLDAASLQLKVINYLKQETQSLSCCLLLVSEDNHQLFCQVVGDRVLEEEISFSLTFGRLGQVVEDKKSITLKDISEEEHKQLSSMLGCEVTSMLCVPVISRATSQVVALACAFNKLSGDSYTEADERKIQHCFCYTSTVLTSTLAFQKEQKLKCECQALLQVAKNLFTHLDDVSVLLQEIITEARNLSNAEICSVFLLDRLSHELVAKVFDGGVVDDESYEIRIPADQGIAGHVATTGKILNIKDAYSHPLFYRGVDDSTGFRTRNILCFPIKNESQEVIGVAELVNKINGPWFSKFDEDLATAFSIYCGISIAHSLLYKKVNEAQYRSHLANEMMMYHMKVSDDEYTKLLSEGIQPVATIDPNFAKFTYTPRSLPEDDTSMAILSMLQDMNFINTYKMDRQTLTRFCLMVKKGYRDPPYHNWMHAFSVSHFCYLLYKNLELVNYLEDIEIFALFISCMCHDLDHRGTNNSFQVASKSVLAALYSSEGSVMERHHFAQAIAILNSQGCNIFDHFSRKDYQRMLDLMRDIILATDLAHHLRIFKDLQKMAEVGYDPKNKQHHNLLLCLLMTSCDLSDQTKGWKTTRKIAELIYKEFFSQGDLEKAMGNRPLEMMDREKAYIPELQISFMEHIAMPIYKLLQDLFPKAAELYERVASNREQWTKVSHKFTIRGLPSNNSLDFLDEEYDPQVPDPQLNGCLEPEGGQPEAGAE from the exons ATGGGGACCCTGCAGGACACT GACGCCCTGCTGAGCCTGGGGGCCGTCATCGAGGTCACCTCCCTGCGGGACACCCTCCGCCATGCCCTCGTCACCCTGCTGCCCGCCGTG GAGCGTGTCTGCATCTACCTGCGGGATGGGGACACCCGGCTGGTCTGCGACGACCCCCCCCATGAGCTGCCACCCGAGGGGACACTCAG GGACGCGGTGCGCAGGCAGCAGCGGGTGCAGTGTGGGGGGCTGCCCCCCGCCGAGCCCCCCgcccagcagctggggacactggcaGCACCCCTGGCACCCGGCACGcaag tGCTCATCATCCCACTGGTGGACAAGGACAGCGGGACCGTGATCTGCGTCATCCTG gTTCACTGCGGCCAGCTGAGTGACCCGGACGAGCAGAACCTGCGCGCGCTGGAGAGACAC ACCCTGGTGGCGTTCCGGCGCCTGCAAGccctgcagaagctgcagccctggccccaGGTCAGCCTCTCTACCAGCTCCTCCCAAAACTCCTTGGCCAAGCCTGAGAAGGTGCCCGACAGCAGCTACACCCCCCTGGACTGCAAGATCCTGCAGCTCTGCG GTGAATTGTATGACCTGGACGCCGCTTCGCTCCAGCTCAAGGTCATCAATTAT ctgaAGCAGGAGACCCAGTcgctcagctgctgcctcctgctggTCTCTGAGGACAACCACCAGCTCTTCTGCCAG GTGGTGGGGGACCGTGTCCTGGAGGAGGAGATCAGCTTCTCG CTCACCTTCGGGCGCTTGGGCCAAGTGGTGGAGGACAAGAAATCCATCACCTTGAAGGACATCAGCGAG gAGGAGCACAAGCAGCTGAGTAGCATGTTGGGCTGTGAGGTCACCTCCATGCTCTGCGTCCCTGTCATCAGCCGGGCCACCTCCCAGGTGGTGGCGTTGGCCTGCGCCTTCAACAAGCTGAGCGGGGACAG CTACACGGAGGCAGACGAGCGCAAGATCCAGCACTGCTTCTGCTACACGTCCACGGTGCTCACCAGCACCTTGGCCTTCCAGAAGGAGCAGAAGCTCAAGTGCGAGTGTCAG GCCCTGCTGCAGGTGGCCAAGAACCTCTTCACACACTTGG ACGACGTCTCCGTCCTGCTCCAGGAGATTATCACGGAGGCGCGAAACCTCAGCAACGCCGAGAT ATGCTCCGTGTTCCTGCTGGACCGGCTGAGCCACGAGCTGGTGGCCAAAGTGTTTGACGGCGGTGTGGTGGACGACGAG AGCTACGAGATCCGCATCCCGGCGGACCAGGGCATCGCCGGGCACGTGGCCACCACCGGGAAGATCCTCAACATCAAGGACGCCTACTCGCACCCGCTCTTCTACCGCGGCGTGGACGACAGCACCGGCTTCCGCACCCGCAACATCCTCTGCTTCCCCATCAAGAACGAGAGCCAGG AGGTCATCGGGGTGGCCGAGCTGGTCAACAAGATCAACGGTCCCTGGTTCAGCAAGTTCGACGAGGACTTGGCCACTGCCTTCTCCATCTATTGTGGCATCAGCATCGCCCAC TCGCTGCTGTACAAGAAGGTGAACGAGGCGCAGTACCGCAGCCACCTGGCCAATGAGATGATGATGTACCACATGAAG GTGTCGGATGATGAGTACACCAAGCTGCTGAGCGAGGGCATCCAGCCCGTGGCCACCATCGACCCCAATTTCGCCAAGTTCACCTACACCCCCCGCTCGCTGCCTGAGGACGACACCTCCATG GCCATCCTCAGCATGCTGCAGGACATGAACTTCATCAACACCTACAAGATGGACCGGCAGACGCTCACCCG GTTCTGCCTGATGGTGAAGAAGGGCTACCGCGACCCCCCGTACCACAACTGGATGCATGCCTTCTCTGTCTCCCACTTCTGCTACCTGCTCTACAAGAACCTGGAGCTCGTCAACTACCTGGA AGACATCGAGATCTTCGCCCTCTTCATCTCCTGCATGTGCCACGACCTGGACCACAGGGGCACCAATAACTCCTTCCAGGTGGCCTCG AAATCAGTCCTGGCCGCATTGTACAGCTCAGAAGGTTCCGTCATGGAG AGACATCACTTCGCCCAGGCCATTGCCATCCTCAACAGCCAAGGTTGCAACATCTTCGACCACTTCTCCCGCAAG GACTATCAGCGCATGTTGGACCTGATGAGGGACATCATCTTGGCCACCGACCTGGCCCACCATCTCCGCATCTTCAAGGACCTCCAAAAGATGGCAGAAG TTGGGTATGACCCCAAGAACAAGCAGCACCACAacctcctgctctgcctgctcaTGACCTCCTGCGACCTCTCAGACCAAACCAAGGGCTGGAAGACCACCAGGAAGATCGCG GAGCTGATCTACAAGGAGTTCTTCTCCCAAGGCGACCTG GAGAAAGCCATGGGCAACCGGCCGCTGGAGATGATGGACCGGGAGAAAGCCTACATCCCTGAGCTGCAGATCAGCTTCATGGAGCACATCGCCATGCCCATCTACAA GTTGCTGCAGGACCTGTTTCCCAAGGCAGCGGAACTCTACGAGCGGGTGGCCAGTAACCGGGAGCAGTGGACCAAGGTGTCCCACAAGTTCACCATCCGGGGCTTGCCCAGTAACAACTCTCTGGACTTTCTGGATGAAGAATATGACCCCCAAGTTCCTGACCCCCAACTCAACGGTTGCCTGGAGCCCGAGGGGGGGCAGCCCGAGGCGGGGGCTGAGTGA